In the Rhinoraja longicauda isolate Sanriku21f unplaced genomic scaffold, sRhiLon1.1 Scf000511, whole genome shotgun sequence genome, one interval contains:
- the LOC144591022 gene encoding histone H2B-like: MPEQQKTAPKKGAKKTLPKPVDKKRKKSRKQSYSIYIYKVMKQVHPDTGISSKAMDIMSSFVNDIFERIAGEASRLTHYSKRSTISSREIQTAVRLLLPGELAKHAVSEGTKAVTKYTSSK, translated from the coding sequence ATGCCGGAACAGCAGAAAACAGCTCCCAAGAAAGGCGCCAAGAAAACCTTACCGAAGCCAGTGGACAAAAAACGCAAGAAGTCAAGGAAGCAGAGTTACTccatctacatctacaaagtgaTGAAGCAGGTTCACCCTGACACAGGCATCTCTTCCAAAGCCATGGACATTATGAGCTCGTTCGTCAATGATATTTTTGAGCGGATCGCGGGCGAGGCGTCTCGCCTGACCCATTATAGCAAGCGGTCCACCATCAGCTCCCGGGAGATCCAGACCGCTGTGCGCCTACTTCTGCCCGGGGAGCTGGCCAAACACGCCGTGTCGGAAGGGACAAAGGCGGTGACCAAGTACACCAGCTCCAAATAA